The proteins below are encoded in one region of Pedococcus aerophilus:
- a CDS encoding sugar ABC transporter permease translates to MTTQAPTAGRTARGSAGRGAPRGGPRLRLPRRGPANAALRAERWAGLVLASPALVVFTVFMFIPLALTFWYSLHRYSGFGRMRWIGTENYRNIASDSTFWKALLNTVLYTAITVPIGIALGLGAALLLNRVMPGRGLWRALVYVPVVISGVASGIIFLRLFDPITGILNQLFTGVGLPAVDWQGSGTAALVSVIIVTTWQGIGFGMVVYLSGLQGIPGELYEAGAVDGAVGWRRFWYITWPMLAPTTFFLVVYSIIGSFQVFDVVYVLTRGGPGTSTTFLVQYAYDQGFNQRRQGYAAAIGVIIYVIVLLFTIAQWRLSRGRDEA, encoded by the coding sequence ATGACGACCCAGGCGCCCACGGCCGGCCGGACCGCTCGGGGCAGCGCAGGACGAGGCGCGCCGCGCGGCGGCCCGCGCCTGCGGCTGCCTCGCCGTGGACCGGCCAACGCCGCCCTGCGCGCCGAGCGCTGGGCGGGGCTCGTGCTCGCGAGCCCCGCCCTGGTCGTCTTCACCGTCTTCATGTTCATCCCGCTGGCGCTGACCTTCTGGTACAGCCTGCACCGCTACTCCGGCTTCGGGCGGATGCGCTGGATCGGCACGGAGAACTACCGCAACATCGCCAGCGACTCGACGTTCTGGAAGGCCCTGCTCAACACCGTCCTCTACACGGCGATCACGGTCCCGATCGGCATCGCGCTCGGCCTCGGCGCCGCCCTGCTCCTCAACCGGGTCATGCCGGGTCGGGGGCTGTGGCGGGCCCTGGTCTACGTGCCGGTCGTCATCTCCGGCGTGGCCTCGGGCATCATCTTCCTGCGCCTGTTCGACCCCATCACCGGCATCCTCAACCAGCTGTTCACCGGCGTCGGCCTGCCGGCCGTCGACTGGCAGGGCAGCGGCACCGCGGCCCTCGTCTCGGTCATCATCGTCACCACGTGGCAGGGCATCGGCTTCGGGATGGTCGTCTACCTGTCCGGCCTGCAGGGCATCCCGGGCGAGCTGTACGAGGCGGGCGCTGTCGACGGCGCCGTCGGGTGGCGGCGGTTCTGGTACATCACCTGGCCGATGCTCGCGCCCACGACGTTCTTCCTCGTCGTCTACTCGATCATCGGCAGCTTCCAGGTCTTCGACGTCGTCTACGTCCTGACCCGTGGCGGCCCGGGCACGTCCACGACGTTCCTCGTCCAGTACGCCTACGACCAGGGGTTCAACCAGCGTCGCCAGGGGTATGCCGCTGCCATCGGCGTCATCATCTACGTCATCGTGCTGCTCTTCACCATCGCGCAGTGGCGCCTGTCCCGAGGGAGGGACGAAGCATGA
- a CDS encoding D-2-hydroxyacid dehydrogenase encodes MTTTPAPVPVLVTLGFPDSFLDAVRAVDPRIVVHHHPVPDDGDVTGVVPADVLASAEVMYTSALLPGPQEAPALRWAQLDTSGVDHCRGTGLWEGPATITTLGGVSPAPLAEWIIMVVLAHAHRLRETERYAAQRTWPDRATRWSQLMPRNLRTSTLGIVGYGRIGAEVARLARALGMEVVALRRSPAPDATAPRFNSAASVPDVEVLSPHQLPELLRRSDYVALTVPLTPETQGMIGATELAVMKPGSVLVNGSRGGVVDEDALLDALDDGPLDMVASDVFAQEPLPTDHPLWNHPQSMVTPHVAGFAPDYLEAVTALFTENLRRHLDGAPLLNVADRERGY; translated from the coding sequence GTGACGACCACCCCCGCCCCGGTTCCCGTCCTGGTCACCCTCGGGTTCCCCGACTCCTTCCTCGACGCCGTCCGCGCCGTGGACCCGCGCATCGTCGTGCACCACCACCCCGTGCCGGACGACGGCGACGTCACAGGAGTCGTGCCCGCCGACGTCCTCGCATCCGCCGAGGTGATGTACACCAGCGCCCTGCTCCCCGGTCCCCAGGAGGCCCCCGCACTTCGGTGGGCCCAGCTCGACACCTCAGGCGTGGACCACTGCCGCGGCACGGGTCTGTGGGAGGGGCCCGCCACGATCACGACGCTCGGCGGGGTCAGCCCGGCGCCGCTCGCGGAGTGGATCATCATGGTCGTGCTGGCCCACGCGCACCGCCTGCGGGAGACCGAGAGGTATGCAGCGCAGCGCACCTGGCCGGACCGCGCCACCCGCTGGTCGCAGCTCATGCCGCGCAACCTGCGGACCAGCACCCTCGGCATCGTCGGCTACGGGCGGATCGGTGCCGAGGTCGCCCGCCTCGCCCGCGCCCTGGGCATGGAGGTCGTCGCCCTACGTCGCTCCCCTGCCCCCGACGCCACGGCGCCGAGGTTCAACAGCGCAGCCTCGGTGCCCGACGTCGAGGTCCTTTCCCCCCACCAGCTGCCAGAGCTGTTGCGCCGCAGCGACTACGTCGCGCTCACCGTGCCACTCACCCCTGAGACCCAAGGCATGATCGGCGCCACCGAGCTCGCCGTCATGAAGCCCGGCTCGGTCCTCGTCAACGGCAGCCGTGGCGGCGTCGTCGACGAGGACGCGCTCCTGGACGCCCTCGACGACGGGCCGCTCGACATGGTGGCCAGCGACGTCTTCGCCCAGGAGCCGCTGCCGACCGACCACCCCCTGTGGAACCACCCGCAGTCGATGGTCACGCCCCACGTGGCAGGGTTCGCCCCTGACTACCTCGAGGCCGTCACGGCCTTGTTCACCGAGAACCTCCGGCGCCACCTCGACGGAGCCCCGCTCCTCAACGTCGCCGACCGCGAAAGAGGTTACTGA
- a CDS encoding sugar ABC transporter substrate-binding protein, with the protein MSHQALQLDRRTFLRTTGLVGTGIALTACSGGGGSTQNAASATTGKLTGTATLTTWGSDQEVAAFKKIAADFQAARGASVKIEVLPYDQIRTVVDRRLQANQPPDLFRVSYTDVSGYAQNGALADLTDYMGDGFGDAFFPGLWNSVTLDGAPVGVPHHTDTSALVYNKAHFAKAGITDVPSTLETAWTWQEFEDVLTKLKAANPGVAPFAFNYQLYGAYRWFNTLFQAGGTVLDASQKTVTLDTDAARKALTWTQGLYTKGLHAPSVLVKRPTYPDEIFPTQKISMIQAGDFLVPSLDAAIKKKFEWGVTYLPRDVAAATDLGGNAVVVTDAAKNKDVAAEFAKFLVTKENMQYFCEQTTVLPVRKDLADAKLTYAARPDLMPVFQKQATTMPDELVKTSTLPAFPGINQALVDSMDQFLSNPSATPDSVISAITAGIEKALKG; encoded by the coding sequence ATGTCCCACCAGGCACTCCAGCTCGACCGTCGAACCTTTCTGCGCACCACCGGACTCGTGGGCACCGGGATCGCCCTGACCGCCTGCTCAGGCGGCGGCGGCTCGACCCAGAACGCCGCATCGGCCACCACCGGGAAGCTCACCGGGACCGCCACCCTCACCACGTGGGGCAGTGACCAGGAGGTCGCCGCCTTCAAGAAGATCGCCGCCGACTTCCAGGCCGCCCGGGGCGCCAGCGTGAAGATCGAGGTGCTCCCCTACGACCAGATCCGGACCGTGGTCGACCGTCGCCTCCAGGCGAACCAGCCGCCGGACCTGTTCCGCGTGTCCTACACCGACGTCAGCGGCTACGCCCAGAACGGCGCCCTCGCCGACCTCACCGACTACATGGGCGACGGGTTCGGCGACGCGTTCTTCCCCGGCCTGTGGAACTCGGTCACCCTCGACGGCGCCCCGGTCGGCGTCCCGCACCACACGGACACCTCGGCCCTGGTCTACAACAAGGCGCACTTCGCCAAGGCCGGCATCACCGACGTGCCGAGCACCCTCGAGACCGCGTGGACCTGGCAGGAGTTCGAGGACGTCCTCACCAAGCTCAAGGCCGCCAACCCCGGCGTCGCACCCTTCGCCTTCAACTACCAGCTGTACGGCGCCTACCGCTGGTTCAACACCCTCTTCCAGGCCGGCGGCACGGTCCTCGACGCCAGCCAGAAGACCGTCACGCTCGACACCGACGCCGCCCGCAAGGCCCTCACCTGGACCCAGGGCCTCTACACCAAGGGCCTGCACGCCCCGAGCGTCCTCGTGAAGCGGCCCACCTACCCCGACGAGATCTTCCCGACCCAGAAGATCTCGATGATCCAGGCGGGCGACTTCCTCGTGCCCTCGCTCGACGCCGCCATCAAGAAGAAGTTCGAGTGGGGCGTCACCTACCTGCCCCGGGACGTCGCCGCGGCCACCGACCTCGGCGGCAACGCGGTCGTCGTCACCGATGCCGCGAAGAACAAGGACGTCGCAGCAGAGTTCGCGAAGTTCCTCGTCACCAAGGAGAACATGCAGTACTTCTGCGAGCAGACGACCGTGCTCCCGGTGCGCAAGGACCTCGCCGACGCCAAGCTCACGTATGCCGCGCGGCCCGACCTCATGCCCGTCTTCCAGAAGCAGGCCACCACGATGCCCGACGAGCTCGTGAAGACCTCGACGCTGCCGGCCTTCCCCGGCATCAACCAGGCCCTCGTCGACTCGATGGACCAGTTCCTGTCGAACCCGTCCGCGACGCCCGACTCGGTGATCTCCGCGATCACCGCCGGCATCGAGAAGGCCCTGAAGGGCTGA
- a CDS encoding DeoR/GlpR family DNA-binding transcription regulator produces the protein MLPVQRRTETLALLSQQHAVSVEALAAHLGVSESTVRRDLDELERQGIARRVHGGAVLEAQADGADAPELPPFMREVERQREKQAIALAARDLVRPGSALLLTGGTTTAALAPLLVDVPDVTVVTNSLDVAIRLANADIELVLLGGALRRPELSLLGSLAQSSVRDVHVDHVVMGVYGIDDRGGLLGASSTECETDRILAQQGSRLTVLADSSKFTRRSPHRIAGLDAVSELVTTGHAPPDAVDALRTQGVDVLIAPSL, from the coding sequence ATGCTCCCCGTCCAGCGCCGCACCGAGACCCTGGCCCTCCTCTCCCAGCAGCACGCCGTCAGCGTGGAGGCCCTCGCCGCCCACCTCGGCGTCAGCGAGTCGACGGTCCGCCGCGACCTCGACGAGCTCGAGCGTCAGGGCATCGCCCGCCGGGTCCACGGGGGCGCCGTGCTCGAGGCGCAGGCCGACGGGGCCGATGCGCCCGAGCTGCCGCCGTTCATGCGTGAGGTCGAGCGCCAGCGGGAGAAGCAGGCGATCGCCCTGGCCGCCCGCGACCTGGTCCGCCCCGGTTCCGCCCTGCTGCTCACCGGTGGCACCACGACCGCGGCCCTCGCGCCGCTGCTCGTCGACGTGCCGGACGTGACCGTCGTGACCAACTCGCTGGACGTCGCCATCCGCCTGGCCAACGCCGACATCGAACTGGTCCTCCTCGGAGGGGCCCTGCGCCGCCCGGAGCTCAGCCTCCTCGGCTCGCTCGCCCAGTCCAGCGTCCGCGATGTCCACGTCGACCACGTCGTCATGGGCGTCTACGGCATCGACGACCGTGGCGGGCTGCTCGGCGCGAGCTCGACCGAGTGCGAGACCGACCGCATCCTGGCCCAGCAGGGCTCACGCCTGACCGTCCTGGCCGACTCCAGCAAGTTCACCCGCCGCAGTCCCCACCGGATCGCCGGGCTCGACGCGGTGTCCGAGCTCGTCACCACCGGGCACGCACCCCCCGACGCCGTCGACGCCCTGCGCACCCAGGGCGTCGACGTGCTCATCGCCCCCTCTCTGTGA
- a CDS encoding carbohydrate ABC transporter permease yields the protein MTPPAEVEEPTKAREGGIPQSRRVVLTRLAVAVLGVLVLMFPMYWMIRTSLASTAELSDLPVPLWPQEWLWRNYVEPWKAYPFARWLTNSVVIAALSVTLTLAINLCAGYAFAKLRFPLRNVLFLLIISTLMVPVQVIMVPQFQIVIDLNLLNSTWGVVLPRLAEAFGLFMARQFFLGIPDELIEAARVDGAGHLRTFFSIVLPLSKPLIAALVIFTFMWRWNEFVWPLIVLTDPNAYTLPVGLQFLISQFSTNFGPLLAMSFLSILPMLLVFAVFQRYFVEGVARTGLK from the coding sequence ATGACGCCACCCGCTGAGGTGGAGGAGCCGACGAAGGCGCGGGAGGGCGGCATACCGCAGTCGCGCCGGGTCGTGCTGACCCGCCTCGCCGTCGCGGTCCTCGGGGTCCTCGTCCTGATGTTCCCGATGTACTGGATGATCCGCACCTCGTTGGCGAGCACCGCCGAGCTGAGCGACCTCCCCGTCCCGCTGTGGCCGCAGGAGTGGCTGTGGCGCAACTACGTCGAGCCGTGGAAGGCCTACCCGTTCGCGCGCTGGCTGACGAACTCCGTCGTCATCGCCGCGCTGTCGGTGACCCTCACCCTGGCCATCAACCTCTGTGCCGGCTACGCGTTCGCCAAGCTGCGCTTCCCGCTGCGGAACGTGCTGTTCCTGCTCATCATCAGCACGCTCATGGTGCCGGTGCAGGTCATCATGGTCCCGCAGTTCCAGATCGTCATCGACCTCAACCTGCTCAACAGCACGTGGGGCGTGGTCCTGCCCCGCCTCGCCGAGGCCTTCGGGTTGTTCATGGCACGGCAGTTCTTCCTCGGCATCCCCGACGAGCTCATCGAGGCCGCACGGGTCGACGGCGCAGGGCACCTGCGGACGTTCTTCTCGATCGTCCTGCCGTTGTCGAAGCCGCTCATCGCCGCGCTGGTGATCTTCACCTTCATGTGGCGCTGGAACGAGTTCGTCTGGCCGCTCATCGTCCTCACCGACCCCAACGCCTACACCCTGCCCGTCGGCCTGCAGTTCCTCATCAGCCAGTTCAGCACCAACTTCGGGCCGCTGCTCGCGATGTCGTTCCTGTCGATCCTGCCGATGCTGCTCGTGTTCGCGGTCTTCCAGCGCTACTTCGTCGAGGGCGTGGCGAGGACGGGCCTGAAGTGA